The DNA sequence CCCCTTACAACTAAATGACTTGTAACAACAGCCTGAGAAAGAGAAAGGAGTAAACACCAAAACGGTACAAATCTTTTGATAgaaatctttttttaaataatcattttcttaatcTCCCTTGGGACATTAGCAAAATAAGACAGTATTCCTTCAAAATAAACAACCAGAACACAACCTTAGGAAATAAGGTGAAATAACGAGGACAATGCATCCACCAAACATCTTTGGCAAATTAATAGTATACATTACTCTTGTAAAAACATATATGATAAGCAAACAAGATCATACCTATTCGGAATTTCAATAATATCCTTTTCACTAGTATCAGTCaccaaacaaattatattaGATCAAATcatgtgaaaaaataatatttacttaacTATTctatgataaaaagaaaagaacttaGAAACTAAGTTTGACATACAAATTACTTCTCATGAAATACATATTTTACAtctatttgttaaaaaaacaaaagttaaataacTACACCATACAATTAGTAGATCAAACAGAAAATACAACAATATTAATACACCTTTGAACAAATCCAAACGGAATATAGAagcaaattaatattaaaaacagtTTGAGTAAAAAAAACCAGACACTTAATAATAGCCAGATTAgaaaattatctaaaatttcataaataccTCTACTTCTAGTACATTTGATGAAGATTGTGAATAGAGAAAGGGCTGACAAAGTCTTCTAAACCTCGTCTCTCCCTCACAATGAACAAAAACCTCTATTGCAAATGATGGAGGTGAAGTCGCCCTGAAAATGTCACCAGCAATGAACTAAACTATTATAAAAACTTCAAAAGTCATCCAAAACCACAAATGCAAAGTGCATCGAGTAAACATGAACCCTAAGGCCCAATTAAACATGAGCAACATGGCAGAGTGCATCAAGTTAAAAACTTAATTCAGCACTTACTTTAAGCTTATCTATAAGTGCATATATCACAAGCTTACCATGAAGCTTACagaaataatctaaaaaaaaaaaaacttattttaataactttcaGCAATTACCATGAAACCTATTGCAATAAGATTAAAAGAACTTATAACAAGGTCATAAGCCACTTTAATAAGGATAAATAAGTGGGTGCTTGGAAGACCATCTCACGTAATTTTTCACATTTAATGTGAAAAACTAGTGCAAATAGCTTCAAAAATTCATGTATCATTTGCACAATAAATGAGTTCAACACAACAAAACAGAGTATAAACTTCTAACCACAATCATAAATGCAAAATAATCCTAAGGACAAATGAAACATGAGCAACACCAAGCCAGAGTGCACTAAGTAAACAACTTAACTCAACTTCTTTTTAGCTTATCATAGACATGCTGATATCATAAGCTGATCATAAATGCAAAATAATCCTAAGGACGATATAAACATGAGCAACACCAACAAAGCCAGAGTGCATCCAGCAAACAACTTAATTCACCCCTTTTATTCAGCTTAACATGCATGCTTATACTATACGCTTCACCATGATGCTTACAGAAATAAACTaagaaaaataacttatattgATTTGTTCACAAATTACCATGACACCATCAGATCTATTggaataagattaaaaaaaaaaaaaaacttacaccGAGGTCATGAGCCATTTCCATAGGAACAAATAACCAGGTGCTCTGAAGCCCATCCCACTAAATTTTCACGTTTAATGTGAATGCTAGTAcaaatagatttaaaaattcATGTATCATACACACGAAAAATGAGTTGGACACCATAAAACATAAACTTCCAACCAAAAACAGAAGCAAAACAATCCTGAGGATAAATTAAACATGAGCAACACCAAGCCAGAGTGTACCCAATAAACAACTTAATTCAGCACTTACATTCAGCTTATCACGCGTGTGCGTGCTTATTCCATAAGCTTAACCATGAAGCttacagaaataaaaaaaatatatatatattttaatcctTTCACCAATCACCACTATcacaaaaagattaaaaaaatctgATAAGGTACAAGCCTTTTTCATTAGCACAAGTAAGTAGGCGCTTGTGAAGCCAATCCCACGTAATTTTCACAATTAATGTGAAAAGTAGTACAGATAGCTTTAAAAGTAATGTatcatacattaaaaaaaaaaatgggttggACACGCAACTAAACAGCATAAAATTACTACAAACTCTTCCAACCAATTCCGAAGGATATAAAGTGTTCTTCTACATTACATTACACAATGTGGTCATCTAAAGCAAGCAAGAACAACCACAAACTACATCACACTTTGAAACAAGAAAACAATCCAACTCTCAATACCACCAAGCAAGAAAGTATCCCCACTATTCAGTCCACCCTTCTATCACtccaaacaaatttcaaaaacccaacaCAAAAATAACATACCCAATGAGTGCCACTGCTTGAGCAACTGATGACGCACTCTGTTCAAGAAACTCACACGCGGTGATAACAATGGGCTCTGCGAAAATCACCTGCAAGAAAGGACTCTCAGTTACTACACCCAACCACAAGAAACCCACCAAACCCACTGAAACACATTCCAAACTTCACAGTCGCTAATACCACACAACTACGATGAGGAAGAGTAGCGAGTAGCCAACACCAACCACGCTCAAAGCTTACCCAAAAGAGTTCATTAAATTCCCACTCGGCAATGCGATTGAAAGAAAGAATCGCGTTGAGAGATAGAGAGAAGCGAAAGATGACGTTACCTCGTCGACGTACTCATCGAGGTGTGGATGAACGAAGGTTTGGGAGAAGAGTACACATGGCTCTGGTCGACCCATGAGAAAATTGAGATCAAGAAGAAAGAcacatgaaaatttaaattctagGGTTTATGAAAGTGCCTCTCTCTCCTGGGTGGAACGCAGATTTGGTTTTATGGGTTCCGCGCTCGTGGCCGACCTCTGAAGACGAGAGAGAGTGGTGCTTAAGGAGAGAGGGAAAGGGAAttcttagttttttattttcattttcattttcattttcattttcattttcgcGAGTTTGGGTGAATTACAAATAATGctattcttcatctttttcctAAATCATTGGATGTCAAATCTAAACAATTAACCTTTAACTATGTTAAGCGTAGCTACATATCTATTcattaatgaataaaattattatatttataattattttttcaattaaaataaaattttactattttttaacttttttatatacacttttttattatttttctcttctaaacttaaataattgtgtataatgaaaaaagaaattgcctacagtaaaatttatttagtttgataattatttttatggaaatttttataattttattctaaattttggtaacatttttaatttaataattactctaattttttttgttatcataaaaaaCCGGGCCCTTTTGCATTTTCCACGAGTTACTATGAGCAAATttaggaaaattaaaaattattagttctaaattttaaaatatgaaaatttatatgtCAAGAAATAAATGcttttattcatgtttttttttttaattcttaaacaaTCGTGtctttttttacataaaaaaagttgTGAAACAAAACTAAAGTAAGAAAGAGTGCGAGAAAATAAGCGATCTAAGAAAATTTAGATTTACTGAAAAACCCTTATTCCAATAGAGTTGCTAACAAAAATTACGTATTGATTCATAAAAACTCTTATACATTAAAAACTCTTTGTACCACTtgataaagaaagaagaatacATTAACTCCAAGTTTTAAACCaaataaatcaaagaaaatatatatggaATATAAATTTGCACAAATGTAAACAAAGAACCaacaaatgttaaatttaaaaacataagaGGAGATTATAAATGGAGAAACACGCTACCTTTATCTTGGAGTAGAATGATAAAACTTGctactttaaaattttcaagttaagaatcaaacttatataatcacGAATAGTGTAGAAGAACCtgagtataatatatataatttttaggttTGTCCAAAATCTCATAGCAATtgcatataataatatatttgtatgaTCTAAAATGCAACATTGATCCATTAAAATATATGTCAAAACTCAGAATACAGTAATTATCAAAACTAAATAACATGAGAGTCAAATCCTAACCCACCAATTTGTGGTGGATTACTCCTAACCAACATTTTAACACATCATAAATAAGTTGAGTTAAATTAACCTATTTATTAAGTGGTGTGCTTttacatatttgtttttaatttgatgTCTTAATCCTTaacaaaatcattaataattaaaaatcatgcATAGTATTCAAATGTGTTTGCTTATCAATAGAGTCATTTGTTCATGTCTTAAATTAGGTTTTTATGATGATGATTCactcatttgaaaaaaaaaatgcattggTAAATGGGATGTTATTATGGTTATATTAAATTAGCCATCTTAGAACAAGATCATATTAAGTAGGAATGACAAAACGGACTGACCCGACTCGATTTTGGCCTTGCTGAAAACAGGTCGAGTCGGGTTAGAAGGTTGAACTTATCTCGTTTATTGGGGGCCTGACGGGTTGGCTCgcgccattttttttttcttcctcagTTTACGTATCCCCTTGTATCCCTTTCCATCAAATTCATCCATAGACAAATCCCTAATTCATGCATCCCCTCTCGTTAAATTCGTCTAGAAAAGTCCCTAATTCATGTTGGAAATCATCTCATTTCACAATCACaaccaaaaattaacaattcGAAATCGTAACAAACAAATCCACAACATCATTACAAGGTTTACAACAAGAAACAAACAACAGAAAACTTGATGCAAAGAATAGTAATGAAGAAATCCAAAATCAAACAAGTTTGTCATTGTGCCGCCACAAAGACTCCCCCTAGTTGCCGCCATGAAGAACAACTTTAGGAACCCTAAATCATAAAATGAGGAAAAAGAATTGAATCAATGTCGCTGTGAGTATCGTCGTTATAGGTGAGGTCGCTACTAAGAAAAGTGTTCAGAGTCGCACTTGTACTGAGAGAGTCGTCGGAGTCGTGCTCTACGTCTACGATGTGGGTTTCACCGTAGGTGATGCCGCCATGAGTGAAGTCATCGTGGATCAGGATGTCGTCATGGTGAGGTCACTGTCGGTGCTACTGGAGTCGCACTCCGTGAATACATTGGAGAAGAACCTATAGAGCTTGAAGAATGAACACAGCTCAACAAAGATTGACGAAGAAAGAttaggacaaaaataaaaattacggaTCAGTTGAGTTAGCCAGTCTTATGGCCCTACGAGCAAAGTTCTTACGAATTAATGGGTTCAAATATGTAACCCGACTTGCCTTTTCCAGTTGAGTTGAACCCGATTTGACATCCCTAATATTGAGAATTGGTGTAACCCTACTAAAATTGAACCAATATCATTTAACACTTTCttttttaagtattaaatatgttcatctataaataaaatcacggcaataaatttatttaaagatattctgatagttttttctaaaataaagtgTTATTATAATACATAAGTTACACAAGCAGTCATATTTAAATCTGtactttgaaattttaaaaaggcCAAACCTATTTAAACAAAACCTTGGTTGGGTAAACTCATTCCCATTGCTATCTTCCTTTTAACCAAGGAAATCAGATATTGCACATAAATATTCTAGATAAATACTAATGCTAGCAATCAATAAAAACTTTACCAAAATCGCAAAATTTTATGCTAAATATACTATTTAATGAATGGCAGGACTTAGAACAGCATGATTGAGCCCtggaaaataaattatctaatgACTTGACTGTGCAGTAACTCAACAGCAGCGGCAACCACACcccttccttctgaagaaaCGTCAAATCCAGGTTCTTCAATTTTTCTGTTCAGAAGCTTGTCAAGCTCCCCACGTAATTTCTGCATTATTCCATTACCGAGAGATTGTTATGCTCAAGTATAGGTAAAATAGGATTAGGATCCTCTAAAGCGAGGAGTGCACTTTAGAGGATAAAATCCAATGATAGCACTTGGTTAGAAATTGAATGAACTACAGATTTTACTATATATACATTTGCTTTTGTAACAAATAATCATTGTGAGATCTTTTCTTTAAGTTATAAAGCCAAAACATAAGAGATTTGCTGGGAAAAGTCAGGGGGAACATTACCCTTATTAAGTCGATAACACTTTTTGAAGCAGAGAAATGAAGGTAACCTTCAAGCATGTCAATGCCCTCACCACTTTTGCTGGGGACTAAATTACCACCAAATAGAAGTAGGGCATAATCTGAAATATTCGTAGAGTCTCTAATATAGATGCTGGTTGTTTTCACCTTTTCACTATACACAATGTAGGGCAGAGGAAAGAGATGAACCCCAGCATTAACAGAAGCAGGATGGATGTCAACCTTCCCTACTTCTTTAGTGTAGAATGCTGTcctttttcctcttcttttgcACTGCACAACATTGGGGTACAGCCCGGCACAAAGAATTGCACAAACCATCTCCAAATCGTGACTGTACTGGTTGTAAGCCTGCAAAGACATCATTGTGCTTGATAACCCTTTTCCTAATACTTGTTCAGAATTTAGCCATACATTCGAAAGAGAGGGAAACTAAACTGGGGGAAACATGGgtataagtattttatttgaaaagaaaagcaaTAGAGACTATTGGCTTACATTAGGTCCCCTGGACTTGTCAACAAATCCAATGTCAGATAATAAATTAAGAAACTGCATCCTCATATCATCAATCAACCTCAAGGTTACAGGGGACAGGAAATTATCCCAACAAAACTGCTTCTCATTCCCACTTCGCTTTGCATCCTTCCACCCTTCAAAAGCTTTGAGAAGGGCTATGTGATCACTGagtcaaaattatatttatattataattgagCACTAGCGTGATATGCAGTAAAATTTGAATGAGCACCACTAAAAGGAACAATTTTCCAGCACAATATGATGGACTTACCTGCAAGAATCACCAGCAAAAGATTGTTTTGCCGCATCAGCTTCCTCTTTTCTGTTTATGGGTAAGACAAACGGGTTGCGGTAAGCAAGAGCAGCAGCAATAGTTAAGGCAGGATTGAGGCACTGGAAGATAGAGCCCATGAGAAGCATCTTTCCTATATTTGGGTCCAAAGGTATGTTACAAAGATGGCGACCTGTAAGTATCAAATTAGCTAAGCCTCAGATAACATCCCAAGTCTAGACTCTATATAGCTTAAGGAGACAAACTTATTCAGCATAATATACCCAGTGGAGTGAGCTCCTCGTGTTCATCTAATGCCCCAACTGTTTTAAGAAGTTCAATAGCATTCTTAACAGCTAAAGGATCTGGTGGTTGAAGTGCCTTTTCTAAAAATGATCCCACAGTTCCAAGCCGCAAACTTTTAATATGAAGGCACAACTCTTGCAAAGGTGTTCGGAGGATTTCAGCTAACTGGTATTGAGGCATTGCTTCATGGATCAGTTTTGGATACAACCTATAACAAACTCCAGGTTGCACTCGACCAGCACGTCCACGTCTCTGAAAAAGTCTACCAATTAGTAAAAGTAAAACATTGCATGTTTCTCCGTCTTTTATCTTTGGAAATGGCAAAGGGAGGGGAGCAGGGGGATTAGAGTCAAATACAATGTTTAACAACTAAGGGGCTCAGCCTGAAGAGTCACATGTTCAATGAAAGCAATAAATATGctgtgaaaaatatattgaacaACTTCAATACCTGATGAGCTGAAGCCTTTGAAATCCACGATGGCAACAAGCAGGCAAGCTTATTTAGAGCATCATAGCTGGTCTCCTTTGCTTTGCCACAGTCTATGACATACACAACGTCATCTATGGTGATGCTACTCTCAGCAATATTTGTTGCTAGAACAATTTTCCTACAACAGCAAAAATAACAATCAAAtgtcaagaaaacaaaatatacaaGAGAGAAAAATACCTCACATCTTAAAAGATCATTTGATGGATATTCAGTAAAGCAAAAAGCCAATTACAGTATCAATACATAAAATCACAAAACAAAGCAGAAAACAATATCAATGCAAGAAGTTAGGTTTTCCAAGAGTTTAGACTATGCAATTAATGAATGGTTATTCAATAGGTACCTAATTTCCCATGGTTATTTCAAGTTAATGAACAGCCACACcttataacaatattatttccCGGAAACAATCTTCCTCTAGCAATTAACATGTTTCATTATATCATACATCAATTGTTAAATTCCGCAAATTGACACTAATGCACAATAATATTCAGTTTcaagtatattattattaatctgCTGAAACTTTTGCAGCCTTTCtccaaattattatattttgaggACAACTTAAGTTTCTTGCCAACCTAAGCTTTTCTTATGAATAAAAACAAAGTACTTTCTCCTGGAATCTATCTTAAGCTACTTCTGAATTTGGTGAGTTAGCAATAGTACAGTTTATACAGGGAAAATCCCTGAAAATTAAACAAAGGAAACTAGATCAACCAGTCTACATTCACCAGATCCCCCCATTCAAGTCCAATATGTAGTTTGGCTTCTGGCTTGATCTTTACCCCACTTATCTATAGAGCATGTTAACTTTCTACCCATGAACTTCTCCAAGCATATTTCTAAAATGGAAGACGATATACAATGAAATTGACAAAAGAAACATGCTTGCCTCTTGTTTGGAGGAGGACGATCAAATATTTCACATTGGTTGACAGTTGGCATTGAGCCATGTAAAGGAAGGATCAAAAACTTGTGAGGGTCTCCAAGTAAGTTATTTCCTTTAAGTTTGTCAAGTAGTTTAGAGATTTCATCCCAGCCAGTGAGAAATACAAGAATTGCTCCACTACCTTCATTCCGACATATATATTCGATTGTAGACTCTACCTGAAACATTATAGTAATAGAATGACACAGGCACACTTTAAAAAGGATGCCACaacatgagaaaaaaaaaggaataggGTAAACAATATGCTACCTTACTAAAAATGCAAGATGAAATTTCAATGGATGTGTACAGCCACATACGTGA is a window from the Vigna unguiculata cultivar IT97K-499-35 chromosome 7, ASM411807v1, whole genome shotgun sequence genome containing:
- the LOC114191075 gene encoding DExH-box ATP-dependent RNA helicase DExH1 isoform X3 — translated: MLTVKGRFSLLAKFHCLIIVQILMSVMDQHRRRMSTDIERKVGNLLNSSHSMGAAPSSSRSVSTDLGPKQSAITIKTVSSQQTDTSKEKLSVELKEKQELVQASDSLKEMKSFREKLPAFKMKSEFLKAVQENQVLVVSGETGCGKTTQLPQFILEEEISCLRGADCNIICTQPRRVSAISVATRISSERGESIGETIGYQIRLESKRSADTRLLFCTTGVLLRQLVQDPDLKGVSHLLVDEIHERGMNEDFLIIILRDLLPRRPDLRLILMSATINADLFSKYFANAPTIHIPGFTYPVSEYFLEDVLEKTRYSIKSDFDNYEGNSRRRRKQQDSKKDPLTEMFEDIDVDTNYKDYSLGVRKSLEAWSGVQIDLGLVESTIEYICRNEGSGAILVFLTGWDEISKLLDKLKGNNLLGDPHKFLILPLHGSMPTVNQCEIFDRPPPNKRKIVLATNIAESSITIDDVVYVIDCGKAKETSYDALNKLACLLPSWISKASAHQRRGRAGRVQPGVCYRLYPKLIHEAMPQYQLAEILRTPLQELCLHIKSLRLGTVGSFLEKALQPPDPLAVKNAIELLKTVGALDEHEELTPLGRHLCNIPLDPNIGKMLLMGSIFQCLNPALTIAAALAYRNPFVLPINRKEEADAAKQSFAGDSCSDHIALLKAFEGWKDAKRSGNEKQFCWDNFLSPVTLRLIDDMRMQFLNLLSDIGFVDKSRGPNAYNQYSHDLEMVCAILCAGLYPNVVQCKRRGKRTAFYTKEVGKVDIHPASVNAGVHLFPLPYIVYSEKVKTTSIYIRDSTNISDYALLLFGGNLVPSKSGEGIDMLEGYLHFSASKSVIDLIRKLRGELDKLLNRKIEEPGFDVSSEGRGVVAAAVELLHSQVIR
- the LOC114191075 gene encoding DExH-box ATP-dependent RNA helicase DExH1 isoform X2 — its product is MNSTSMLTVKGRFSLLAKFHCLIIVQILMSVMDQHRRRMSTDIERKVGNLLNSSHSMGAAPSSSRSVSTDLGPKQSAITIKTVSSQQTDTSKEKLSVELKEKQELVQASDSLKEMKSFREKLPAFKMKSEFLKAVQENQVLVVSGETGCGKTTQLPQFILEEEISCLRGADCNIICTQPRRVSAISVATRISSERGESIGETIGYQIRLESKRSADTRLLFCTTGVLLRQLVQDPDLKGVSHLLVDEIHERGMNEDFLIIILRDLLPRRPDLRLILMSATINADLFSKYFANAPTIHIPGFTYPVSEYFLEDVLEKTRYSIKSDFDNYEGNSRRRRKQQDSKKDPLTEMFEDIDVDTNYKDYSLGVRKSLEAWSGVQIDLGLVESTIEYICRNEGSGAILVFLTGWDEISKLLDKLKGNNLLGDPHKFLILPLHGSMPTVNQCEIFDRPPPNKRKIVLATNIAESSITIDDVVYVIDCGKAKETSYDALNKLACLLPSWISKASAHQRRGRAGRVQPGVCYRLYPKLIHEAMPQYQLAEILRTPLQELCLHIKSLRLGTVGSFLEKALQPPDPLAVKNAIELLKTVGALDEHEELTPLGRHLCNIPLDPNIGKMLLMGSIFQCLNPALTIAAALAYRNPFVLPINRKEEADAAKQSFAGDSCSDHIALLKAFEGWKDAKRSGNEKQFCWDNFLSPVTLRLIDDMRMQFLNLLSDIGFVDKSRGPNAYNQYSHDLEMVCAILCAGLYPNVVQCKRRGKRTAFYTKEVGKVDIHPASVNAGVHLFPLPYIVYSEKVKTTSIYIRDSTNISDYALLLFGGNLVPSKSGEGIDMLEGYLHFSASKSVIDLIRKLRGELDKLLNRKIEEPGFDVSSEGRGVVAAAVELLHSQVIR
- the LOC114191075 gene encoding DExH-box ATP-dependent RNA helicase DExH1 isoform X4; this encodes MSTDIERKVGNLLNSSHSMGAAPSSSRSVSTDLGPKQSAITIKTVSSQQTDTSKEKLSVELKEKQELVQASDSLKEMKSFREKLPAFKMKSEFLKAVQENQVLVVSGETGCGKTTQLPQFILEEEISCLRGADCNIICTQPRRVSAISVATRISSERGESIGETIGYQIRLESKRSADTRLLFCTTGVLLRQLVQDPDLKGVSHLLVDEIHERGMNEDFLIIILRDLLPRRPDLRLILMSATINADLFSKYFANAPTIHIPGFTYPVSEYFLEDVLEKTRYSIKSDFDNYEGNSRRRRKQQDSKKDPLTEMFEDIDVDTNYKDYSLGVRKSLEAWSGVQIDLGLVESTIEYICRNEGSGAILVFLTGWDEISKLLDKLKGNNLLGDPHKFLILPLHGSMPTVNQCEIFDRPPPNKRKIVLATNIAESSITIDDVVYVIDCGKAKETSYDALNKLACLLPSWISKASAHQRRGRAGRVQPGVCYRLYPKLIHEAMPQYQLAEILRTPLQELCLHIKSLRLGTVGSFLEKALQPPDPLAVKNAIELLKTVGALDEHEELTPLGRHLCNIPLDPNIGKMLLMGSIFQCLNPALTIAAALAYRNPFVLPINRKEEADAAKQSFAGDSCSDHIALLKAFEGWKDAKRSGNEKQFCWDNFLSPVTLRLIDDMRMQFLNLLSDIGFVDKSRGPNAYNQYSHDLEMVCAILCAGLYPNVVQCKRRGKRTAFYTKEVGKVDIHPASVNAGVHLFPLPYIVYSEKVKTTSIYIRDSTNISDYALLLFGGNLVPSKSGEGIDMLEGYLHFSASKSVIDLIRKLRGELDKLLNRKIEEPGFDVSSEGRGVVAAAVELLHSQVIR